A window of Aliarcobacter trophiarum LMG 25534 contains these coding sequences:
- a CDS encoding DUF485 domain-containing protein: protein MKENLVERIEANPKYQELLKKRDSLALKLGIFVLVMFYSYITIIAFNKELFATKVWEDGVTTIAFPIALAILVISFITTLIYVRRANGEFDDLTNEIKKDVKDYI, encoded by the coding sequence ATGAAAGAAAATTTGGTTGAGAGAATAGAAGCAAATCCAAAATATCAAGAGTTATTAAAAAAAAGAGACTCTTTGGCATTAAAGTTGGGAATATTTGTTTTAGTAATGTTTTACTCTTACATTACAATAATAGCATTTAACAAAGAGTTGTTTGCTACAAAAGTTTGGGAAGATGGAGTTACTACAATTGCATTTCCTATTGCTTTAGCAATTTTAGTTATTAGCTTTATAACAACTTTAATTTATGTAAGACGTGCAAATGGTGAGTTTGATGACTTAACAAATGAGATAAAAAAAGATGTAAAGGATTATATATAA